TTCCCctttttgaaaaagtaccaaaaaagtatactttttttgtacttttctggacttagaaatttttcagagtacttttctgtactaaatttggactctgaaatttctcagagtactttttttgtacttttctggacttagaaacttttcagggtactttttctgtactttatttggactctgaaattttttagagtactttttttgtactcaTTCTGGACTTAGAGatttttcagggtactttttctgtaccttatttggactctgaaatttttcagagtactttttttgtgctaaaatctgacttagaatttttttgaaagattgtgaaaatatggatgtacttttttgggacttagaatttttcagctaatgccattgtgctttttttgtacttattatggacttagaatattttcagacattgcgaggggttatagcatattaatattttcaaaattaaatctgactttttcagtcgactacaaatctaagactaaaaaaataatacccaggattaaccacaacaaatatctatcaaataagatacagaaaattatcatttggtaatattaaatgtttttgatctcgttttttgttgtttttttttttgtcttttttatgttctaaaaaatacttttcatactttgatcagtaccacagaaatttatctaaagataattaaaattcaacaattattatcataagtatttcacttcaatgtactttgttagtaaggttcacacattttaacggtgatttctttgtcacttttcgtttgtatttccatatgcatctcagaagtaataaacttcacattgatgaatgttactatacgttcatgtgacgaacgtcaaaacttagctctataaaaattttgttccagatcgttctttgaagttacagtattttggctttaattataaactctttaacggagtttaaaacatttcgtttatccaaacgttaacctctaccagatcggggatcactctacgaacacacatgtgcccgtgcctgtaatacgcttttaattcattcaaatgaaattaaaatcacctgctctttgtctgcgtatcatatacttgctggatatacgtggttttaagattacatctgataattgcacccgaaatcacgtcgtgttctgtcaaaatattcaccgatatactcatataaacatgtgtaaatatattcGCGATCCGAGGCCAGAAACCTCTAAATTTGCAATTATGCCCACAGGACAGGTAGTAAACAAACCAGACGCTGACAACGGCGTGCGGAAGAGTAACCGGGTGTCAACATCCAAGGGAGCCAAAGACAAGTCTAAATCAACGGGAGGATCATTTACCACTCCATGGACAGATGAGCCATGGACATGCAACATTTGCAATAACCTATATGAGGATCAGGACTCAAAACTGCTGGAATGCCAGCGCTGCGAAGGCCGCTTCTGTACTAAATGCCTGGATAAGGGAGATAATGAGTACACCGTGTTGTCAAAGTCGAATGCAATGTGGTTCTGCGCTCCATGCCGCGTACACATtgagaaaaatatcaacaacgATAAGATGATAGAGCAGAAATGCAAGGAAATAATGAACGAGTTTGAAGAGAGGATCACAACAATCGAGGAAGCTCTGAAAAATAAATGTGACGAGCGAAAAGTCAGGGACATTATAAAAGAGGAGCTGGCTTCAGGAACAAAAGGAGATACACCACAggaatcaacaacaacacagcaAAAGGCAACATCCAACACGCAGGAAGTTCTCACGGAACTAGAGGACAGAAAGAAGAGGGAAAATAACATTCTAGTCTTTGGAGTAAAAGAACAAACTAACAATGATGGAAGTGAGAGGAAAAAAGAAGATGAGAAAATTATACAGGACATGTTGTCCGCATGCAAGCTAACCAAGGAATTACTTGATGGCATTACAAAAGTGGCACGATTGGGAAAATTTAAGAAGCCAAAGGAGGAGTCAACAGAGTCAACAGAACCAGCAGGTATAAGGCCGATACTAGTCTCATTCGGAACAACAGATCACAAAAAATGTTTCTTCAGAAACATAAGTGAACTGCAAAAGCATGACAAGTATAAATCAAATAAGATAAGCAACGACCTCACGAAAAATGAAAGGGAAAAAGAGGCATCACTTAGAGAGGAGGCAAAGCGAATGAGTCAGGAACAATCGCAGTCGGGGAAATATGTCTTCCGTGTAAGGGGCCCACCCTGGAACAGAAAAATCGTACGgcaaacaaagaaagaaaattagATCCAGACAGGACAAAAAACCACCGAAACTCTCAGGATCGTCTGCAATGTTTTTACACAAATGCCGACAGTTTACCAAACAAATTACATGAATTAAAATTTAGATTAACAGGCAAAGAAGCTGATATAATTGGAATTACAGAAATATACCCGAAAAATGCCAGATATCTACCTCAGAAGTCTGAATTTCTCATCAATGGTTACGATCTATTTATGAATGATAACAACAAAAATTGTCATAGGGGAGTTGGTATATACGTAAAGGAAGGATTTAAAGGTGTAGAAGTAAATATAGGAAATGTATTCAAGGAAAGCGTATGGGTGAAAATCAATTTGTCAGATAAGAATTGCTTACTTATAGGATGCCTATATAAAAGCCCTAATTCAAGTGCAGAAAACGTGGAGGAGCTAAACAATATAATCGCAACAGTGTCATCTAACCCAGCATAT
Above is a window of Pecten maximus unplaced genomic scaffold, xPecMax1.1, whole genome shotgun sequence DNA encoding:
- the LOC117318912 gene encoding uncharacterized protein LOC117318912 — translated: MPTGQVVNKPDADNGVRKSNRVSTSKGAKDKSKSTGGSFTTPWTDEPWTCNICNNLYEDQDSKLLECQRCEGRFCTKCLDKGDNEYTVLSKSNAMWFCAPCRVHIEKNINNDKMIEQKCKEIMNEFEERITTIEEALKNKCDERKVRDIIKEELASGTKGDTPQESTTTQQKATSNTQEVLTELEDRKKRENNILVFGVKEQTNNDGSERKKEDEKIIQDMLSACKLTKELLDGITKVARLGKFKKPKEESTESTEPAGIRPILVSFGTTDHKKCFFRNISELQKHDKYKSNKISNDLTKNEREKEASLREEAKRMSQEQSQSGKYVFRVRGPPWNRKIVRQTKKEN